One genomic segment of Nonomuraea coxensis DSM 45129 includes these proteins:
- a CDS encoding type I polyketide synthase, which translates to MADSPSGVQVEPVAVIGIGCRFPGDADSPDEFWDLLSAGRNTTGPLPAGRWRPYEDRGPEHAAALRDAVRHGSFLRDVEGFDAEFFGLSPREAELMDPQQRLLMETAWEALEHAGLPPHRLAGTDAGVFVGVCTADYGSMLLEDVPRIEAWTGIGAATCAVANRVSYSLDLRGPSMAVDTACSASLVALHLAAQSLRLGESDVALAGGVNLLVTPGQTVTLGAAGALAPDGRSKSFDATADGYGRGEGCGVIVLKRLSDARRAGDRILALVIGSAVNQDGHTNGIMAPCGEAQEHVMRRACRQAGVAPATLDYIEAHGTGTRLGDPLEAAALSAVYGAGRPADDPCLIGSVKSNIGHLEGAAGIAGVIKAVLALDRREIPPSVLATPNPAIPWETSGLQVVTKRSAWPDRGHPSRAGVSSFGYGGTVAHIVLEQAPPAPETPRSEGSGLRGFPLSAASGAALRQYAGALADRLDGDPLNGDGLDLASAGHTLALRRTHLGRRAVVLAADRHELADGLRRLAGDLPAEAVLTGDVLPEPGPGPVWVFAGQGCQWRGMGRELLATEPEFAALVDEVEPIFAEEIGFSPRKVLAEGELDGIDRVQTMIFVMQLGLARLWNAHGVTPAAVIGHSVGEIAAAVTAGAMSVADGARLICRRSLLLRQAEGKGAMAMVGLSFEEAEDRLAGRSDLVAAIASAPGSTVLSGDVAAVEEVLQEWPAEGIMVRRVASDVAFHSPQMEPLAVELAAATAGLPFGAPRVPMYTTALADPRSTPVLDSAYWAANLRDPVRLAAAVTAAAGDGHRAFLEISPHPVVAHSLTETLAEHGYEDVFAGISLRRNQPERAAFLAALGSAHCHGVEVDWSRLQPDGGLAPLPPYAWQRRRHWRDAAAGSDENRGHDARSHALLGAGTSLAGSEARMWRTTLEDANRPYPGSHAVGGVEIVPAAVLVNTFMNAAGDLPVLTDVEMTHPLMTSGRRQVQVVHEPPAIRLASRTPAGPGEPEPNWLVHVTATVGAPAEAPSGALPDAAGLAPIDPGYVHRRLAAVGVPSTGFDWTIETLLGGDGVLRATVRTVGEETWAAAMDAVMSVAPCVFPGDPVLRMVVHIDEVVLSGPPPETVVIEAAVDPAGEDTVGAVIADAGGRVVGRLSGLRYPVIDAPTAAEDELGEAAESFAGLTAEDLRERVQTEVRAEIAAVMRLGQEDLAVRRPLVEQGLDSVMTVMVRRRLEKRFGRRLPATLLWQQPTIAAIAGHLAELLATPAPAAAATPEPVPVIGG; encoded by the coding sequence ATGGCCGACAGTCCGAGCGGAGTCCAGGTCGAACCGGTGGCGGTCATCGGGATCGGCTGCCGCTTCCCCGGCGACGCCGACTCACCGGACGAGTTCTGGGACCTGCTGTCCGCCGGCCGCAACACCACCGGGCCGCTGCCCGCCGGGCGCTGGCGCCCGTACGAGGACCGCGGGCCCGAGCACGCCGCCGCGCTGCGGGACGCCGTACGGCACGGCAGTTTCCTGCGCGACGTCGAGGGCTTCGACGCGGAGTTCTTCGGCCTGTCGCCGCGCGAGGCCGAGCTGATGGACCCGCAGCAGCGCCTCCTCATGGAGACCGCCTGGGAGGCCCTGGAGCACGCGGGACTGCCGCCGCACCGCCTGGCCGGCACCGACGCCGGGGTGTTCGTCGGGGTCTGCACCGCCGACTACGGCAGCATGCTGCTCGAGGACGTGCCGCGGATCGAGGCGTGGACCGGGATCGGCGCCGCGACCTGCGCCGTCGCCAACCGCGTCTCCTACTCCCTCGACCTGCGCGGGCCCAGCATGGCGGTGGACACCGCGTGCTCGGCGTCGCTGGTCGCGCTCCACCTGGCCGCGCAGAGCCTGCGGCTCGGCGAGAGCGACGTCGCCCTCGCCGGCGGCGTCAACCTGCTGGTGACGCCGGGGCAGACCGTGACGCTCGGCGCGGCCGGAGCGCTGGCGCCCGACGGGCGGTCCAAGTCGTTCGACGCCACGGCCGACGGCTACGGGCGCGGCGAGGGCTGCGGCGTGATCGTGCTCAAGAGGCTCTCCGACGCGCGGCGGGCCGGCGACCGGATCCTCGCGCTGGTCATCGGCAGCGCCGTGAACCAGGACGGGCACACCAACGGCATCATGGCGCCGTGCGGGGAGGCACAGGAGCACGTCATGCGCCGCGCCTGCCGGCAGGCGGGCGTCGCGCCGGCCACGCTCGACTACATCGAGGCGCACGGCACCGGCACCCGGCTGGGCGACCCGCTGGAGGCGGCGGCGCTGAGCGCCGTCTACGGCGCGGGGCGGCCCGCCGACGATCCGTGCCTCATCGGCTCGGTCAAGTCCAACATCGGCCATCTCGAAGGGGCCGCGGGCATCGCCGGCGTCATCAAGGCGGTGCTCGCCCTCGACCGGCGGGAGATCCCCCCGAGCGTGCTGGCCACCCCGAACCCGGCCATCCCGTGGGAGACCTCGGGGCTCCAGGTGGTGACGAAACGGTCGGCCTGGCCCGATCGCGGCCACCCCAGCCGGGCGGGCGTCTCCAGCTTCGGCTACGGAGGCACGGTCGCGCACATCGTGCTCGAACAGGCGCCGCCCGCCCCCGAGACGCCCCGGAGCGAGGGGTCGGGGCTGCGCGGGTTCCCGCTGTCGGCCGCGTCGGGGGCCGCCCTGCGGCAGTACGCGGGCGCGCTCGCCGACCGGCTCGACGGCGACCCGCTCAACGGCGACGGGCTGGACCTCGCCTCGGCGGGGCACACGCTGGCGCTGCGCCGTACCCATCTGGGCCGCCGGGCCGTGGTGCTCGCGGCCGACCGGCACGAACTGGCGGACGGGCTGCGCAGGCTCGCCGGGGACCTGCCGGCCGAGGCCGTGCTGACCGGGGACGTGCTGCCCGAGCCCGGCCCTGGCCCGGTGTGGGTGTTCGCCGGGCAGGGCTGCCAGTGGCGCGGCATGGGACGGGAGCTGCTGGCGACCGAGCCGGAGTTCGCGGCCCTGGTGGACGAGGTCGAGCCGATCTTCGCCGAGGAGATCGGCTTCTCCCCCCGGAAGGTGCTGGCCGAGGGCGAGCTGGACGGCATCGACCGCGTCCAGACCATGATCTTCGTGATGCAGCTCGGCCTCGCCAGGCTGTGGAACGCGCACGGGGTGACCCCGGCCGCGGTCATCGGCCACTCCGTCGGCGAGATCGCGGCGGCGGTGACCGCCGGCGCGATGAGCGTCGCCGACGGCGCGCGGCTCATCTGCCGCCGCTCCCTGCTGCTGCGCCAGGCCGAGGGCAAGGGGGCCATGGCCATGGTGGGGCTGTCGTTCGAGGAGGCGGAGGATCGGCTCGCCGGGCGGAGCGACCTGGTGGCCGCGATCGCCTCCGCGCCCGGCTCCACCGTGCTGTCCGGCGACGTCGCCGCCGTCGAGGAGGTGCTGCAGGAGTGGCCGGCCGAGGGCATCATGGTCCGCCGGGTCGCCTCGGACGTCGCCTTCCACAGCCCGCAGATGGAGCCGCTGGCCGTCGAGCTGGCCGCGGCCACCGCCGGCCTGCCCTTCGGCGCGCCCCGGGTCCCGATGTACACGACCGCGCTGGCCGATCCCCGGTCCACGCCCGTGCTCGACTCCGCGTACTGGGCGGCGAACCTCCGCGACCCCGTGCGGCTCGCCGCCGCGGTCACGGCCGCCGCCGGGGACGGCCACCGCGCGTTCCTGGAGATCTCCCCGCACCCCGTGGTCGCGCACTCCCTGACGGAGACGCTCGCGGAGCACGGGTACGAGGACGTGTTCGCCGGCATCTCGCTGCGCAGGAACCAGCCGGAACGCGCGGCCTTCCTCGCCGCGCTGGGCAGCGCGCACTGCCACGGCGTCGAGGTGGACTGGAGCCGGCTGCAGCCGGACGGCGGCCTGGCCCCGCTGCCGCCGTACGCCTGGCAGCGCCGCCGCCACTGGCGGGACGCCGCCGCCGGGTCCGACGAGAACCGCGGCCACGACGCGCGCTCCCACGCCCTGCTCGGCGCCGGGACGAGCCTCGCGGGCAGCGAGGCCCGGATGTGGCGGACCACGCTGGAGGACGCCAACCGGCCCTACCCCGGCAGCCACGCCGTCGGCGGGGTCGAGATCGTGCCCGCCGCCGTGCTGGTCAACACGTTCATGAACGCGGCCGGCGACCTTCCCGTCCTCACCGACGTGGAGATGACGCACCCGCTGATGACCTCGGGGCGGCGGCAGGTCCAGGTCGTGCACGAGCCGCCCGCGATCAGGCTCGCCTCGCGCACGCCCGCAGGGCCCGGCGAGCCGGAGCCGAACTGGCTGGTCCACGTGACGGCGACCGTCGGCGCCCCCGCCGAGGCGCCCTCCGGCGCGCTGCCGGACGCGGCCGGTCTCGCCCCGATCGACCCCGGGTACGTCCACCGGCGGCTGGCCGCCGTCGGCGTCCCCTCCACGGGCTTCGACTGGACGATCGAGACGTTGCTGGGCGGGGACGGGGTGCTGCGGGCGACCGTACGGACGGTGGGTGAGGAAACCTGGGCGGCGGCGATGGACGCCGTGATGTCCGTCGCCCCGTGCGTGTTCCCCGGCGACCCGGTGCTGCGCATGGTCGTGCACATCGACGAGGTGGTCCTGAGCGGCCCGCCGCCGGAGACGGTGGTCATCGAGGCCGCCGTCGATCCGGCGGGCGAGGACACGGTAGGGGCGGTGATCGCCGACGCCGGCGGCCGGGTCGTGGGCCGCCTGTCCGGGCTCCGCTACCCGGTGATCGACGCGCCCACGGCGGCCGAGGACGAGCTGGGGGAGGCCGCCGAGTCGTTCGCCGGCCTGACCGCCGAGGACCTGCGCGAGCGCGTCCAGACCGAGGTCCGCGCGGAGATCGCGGCCGTGATGCGGCTCGGCCAGGAGGACCTGGCGGTCCGCCGGCCGCTCGTGGAGCAGGGGCTCGACTCGGTGATGACGGTCATGGTCCGGCGGCGCCTGGAGAAGCGGTTCGGCCGCCGCCTGCCCGCGACCCTCCTGTGGCAGCAGCCCACGATCGCGGCCATCGCCGGCCACCTGGCGGAACTCCTCGCCACCCCGGCCCCGGCCGCGGCGGCCACGCCGGAGCCCGTGCCCGTGATCGGCGGCTGA
- a CDS encoding ketoacyl-ACP synthase III family protein gives MQWTDTYISGVGAFVPRTVVSVEKAVQKGWYPAEEAELHNLAGAAVAGDLPAPEMALHAARSALKRSGRSPADLDLLLYASTWHQGPDGWPPHAYLQRHLVGGDVLATEIRQGCNGMFLALDLAASHLAAAPARQAALLVAADNYGTPLMDRWRMGPGYIGGDAAGALVLTKEPGFARLASVCTVTVPEAEELHRGSEPLFPPGVTVGRRMSFAARNEQFRQQVMPKGESSAALFKIQRALMEVVERTLAESGVEARDLTRVAFMNYSEEIVEQRCMAVLDLPMSRSTWDYGRTIGHCGASDQVLALDRLLLTGELGPGDHLLMLGTGPGVTVSSAVIQILGKPSWS, from the coding sequence ATGCAGTGGACGGACACCTACATCAGCGGAGTGGGCGCCTTCGTCCCCCGCACGGTCGTCAGCGTCGAGAAGGCCGTCCAGAAGGGCTGGTACCCGGCCGAGGAGGCCGAGCTGCACAACCTGGCCGGGGCGGCGGTCGCCGGTGACCTGCCGGCTCCCGAGATGGCCCTGCACGCGGCGCGCAGCGCGCTGAAGCGCAGCGGCCGGTCACCGGCCGACCTCGACCTCCTGCTGTACGCCTCCACCTGGCACCAGGGCCCGGACGGCTGGCCACCGCACGCCTACCTGCAACGCCACCTGGTCGGCGGCGACGTGCTCGCCACCGAGATCCGGCAGGGCTGCAACGGCATGTTCCTCGCCCTGGACCTCGCCGCGAGCCACCTCGCCGCCGCGCCCGCCCGGCAGGCCGCCCTGCTGGTGGCCGCCGACAACTACGGCACCCCGCTCATGGACCGGTGGCGGATGGGCCCCGGCTACATCGGCGGCGACGCCGCCGGCGCGCTCGTCCTCACCAAGGAGCCGGGGTTCGCCCGCCTCGCCTCGGTCTGCACGGTGACCGTGCCCGAGGCCGAGGAACTGCACCGGGGCAGCGAGCCGCTGTTCCCGCCCGGCGTCACCGTCGGCCGCCGGATGAGCTTCGCGGCGCGCAACGAGCAGTTCCGGCAGCAGGTCATGCCGAAGGGCGAGAGCTCGGCGGCGCTGTTCAAGATCCAGCGGGCGCTGATGGAGGTCGTCGAGCGCACGCTGGCCGAGAGCGGCGTCGAGGCCCGCGACCTCACGAGGGTGGCCTTCATGAACTACTCCGAGGAGATCGTCGAGCAGCGCTGCATGGCCGTGCTGGACCTGCCGATGTCCCGCTCGACCTGGGACTACGGCCGCACCATCGGCCACTGCGGCGCCAGCGACCAGGTCCTCGCCCTCGACCGGCTGCTCCTGACCGGGGAGCTGGGCCCCGGCGACCACCTGCTGATGCTCGGCACCGGTCCTGGCGTCACCGTCTCCAGCGCCGTAATCCAGATCCTCGGCAAGCCCTCATGGTCCTGA
- a CDS encoding phosphopantetheine-binding protein produces MTADELSRRLVAFVQESLVPDDVELQVDETTPLLLSGLLDSLRTARLLNFIRRELGVPVPAAKLDPDNFKDVATIVALITELEAASTR; encoded by the coding sequence GTGACCGCCGACGAGCTCAGCCGCCGGCTGGTGGCCTTCGTCCAGGAGAGCCTGGTCCCTGACGACGTCGAGCTGCAGGTCGACGAGACGACCCCGCTCCTGCTGTCGGGGCTGCTCGACTCCCTGCGCACGGCGCGGCTGCTGAACTTCATCCGGCGGGAGCTCGGCGTCCCCGTCCCGGCCGCCAAGCTCGACCCCGACAACTTCAAGGACGTCGCGACCATCGTCGCGCTGATCACGGAACTCGAAGCGGCATCGACCCGCTAG
- a CDS encoding ketoacyl-ACP synthase III family protein yields the protein MPDVVSVEQAVEEGLYPPEEAERFQQLGAAVAGDLPAPEMARRAVLDAYERWGESSPKELDLLLYPSVWHQGPNGWQPQHYLQMHLLGGAVPAYEIRSGCVGMISSLELAASYLRADAGRETALVVSADNHGTPLVDRWRMTPGALIGDAACALVLGKDYGMAELLAVNATTIPEADAVNDGAYPLFPPDATVGRGLSFGDRHEEFRQRLLKERGTGIHLTIQKTMMQQVEQTLDEAGIELSDITRVAFPHGRREDLDGQMSWLGIELDQTTWDYGRRVGHCGAVDQFIAFEHLLATGGLVPGDHLLMVGFGSGTSVAAAAFRVLAPSPVTREGARA from the coding sequence GTGCCGGACGTCGTGAGCGTCGAGCAGGCGGTGGAGGAGGGACTGTACCCGCCCGAGGAGGCCGAGCGCTTCCAGCAGCTCGGCGCGGCGGTCGCCGGCGACCTGCCCGCCCCCGAGATGGCGCGGCGCGCGGTCCTCGACGCCTACGAGCGCTGGGGCGAGTCGTCCCCGAAGGAGCTCGACCTGCTGCTCTACCCGTCGGTCTGGCACCAGGGCCCGAACGGCTGGCAGCCCCAGCACTACCTGCAGATGCACCTCCTCGGCGGCGCCGTCCCCGCGTACGAGATCCGCAGCGGCTGCGTCGGCATGATCAGCTCGCTGGAGCTGGCGGCGAGCTACCTGCGGGCCGACGCCGGCAGGGAGACCGCGCTGGTCGTCTCGGCCGACAACCACGGCACGCCGCTGGTGGACCGCTGGCGGATGACGCCCGGCGCGCTCATCGGCGACGCCGCGTGCGCGCTCGTCCTCGGCAAGGACTACGGCATGGCCGAACTCCTCGCGGTGAACGCGACCACCATCCCCGAGGCCGACGCGGTCAACGACGGCGCCTACCCGCTGTTCCCGCCGGACGCCACCGTCGGGCGCGGGCTGAGCTTCGGCGACCGGCACGAGGAGTTCCGCCAGCGCCTGCTCAAGGAGCGGGGCACCGGGATCCACCTGACGATCCAGAAGACGATGATGCAGCAGGTCGAGCAGACCCTTGACGAGGCCGGCATCGAGCTGTCCGACATCACCAGGGTCGCCTTCCCGCACGGCCGCCGCGAGGACCTGGACGGGCAGATGTCCTGGCTCGGCATCGAGCTGGACCAGACGACCTGGGACTACGGCCGGCGCGTCGGCCACTGCGGCGCGGTCGACCAGTTCATCGCCTTCGAGCACCTGCTGGCCACCGGCGGGCTCGTGCCCGGCGACCACCTGCTCATGGTCGGGTTCGGCTCGGGGACGTCCGTGGCCGCGGCCGCGTTCCGGGTGCTCGCCCCCTCTCCCGTGACGAGGGAAGGGGCGCGCGCGTGA